A single region of the Silene latifolia isolate original U9 population chromosome 8, ASM4854445v1, whole genome shotgun sequence genome encodes:
- the LOC141596093 gene encoding uncharacterized protein LOC141596093: MGVIEVLGRFQPGQRIFEYENYPGRVMEYSDELAVSSSDSVFGFLEGSVESTGSSNDGGDDMFDVDDEEGVFGNKFEENKCFWENLHKDLKGTLCRTSSIETGIRNVTREAVKNLQAPVNYCTCGKSEMGNNCRDCLMREVSCRLSNAGYNTAICRSKWRSSPEIPSGEHTFLDVIDNTNPVKGEIRIIIELNFRAEFEMARASDEYNQLINRLPEIFVAKIDRLKPIIKILCTGAKKCMKDKKMHMGPWRKQKYMQAKWFSSNCQRMVELNYNVPLNVAQLKQTTNHARASMLTMALLGTPRKAVAAA; encoded by the exons ATGGGAGTCATTGAGGTACTGGGGAGGTTTCAGCCCggccaacgaattttcgaatatgaGAATTATCCTGGCCGGGTAATGGAGTATTCGGACGAGCTTGCTGTGAGCTCGTCCGACTCCGTGTTTGGGTTCCTAGAGGGATCCGTAGAGAGTACCGGGAGTAGTAATGATGGAGGTGATGATATGTTTGATGTTGATGATGAAGAAGGTGTTTTTGGGAATAAATTTGAAGAAAATAAGTGTTTTTGGGAAAATTTACACAAAGATCTAAAg GGAACATTGTGTCGTACGTCTTCTATAGAAACGGGGATAAGAAACGTGACAAGAGAAGCGGTAAAAAATTTACAAGCACCGGTAAATTATTGCACGTGTGGTAAATCGGAGATGGGCAACAATTGCCGTGATTGTTTGATGAGAGAGGTGTCTTGCAGGCTCAGTAACGCCGGTTACAATACCGCGATTTGTCGATCCAAGTGGCGCAGCTCACCAGAAATACCTTCAG gagAACACACATTCTTGGATGTAATCGACAATACAAACCCAGTCAAAGGTGAAATAAGGATAATAATCGAGTTAAACTTCAGAGCCGAGTTTGAAATGGCAAGAGCAAGTGACGAATACAACCAACTAATAAACCGACTGCCCGAGATTTTTGTAGCAAAAATTGATAGGCTAAAGCCTATAATCAAGATATTGTGTACCGGGGCGAAAAAATGCATGAAGGATAAGAAAATGCATATGGGTCCATGGAGGAAACAAAAATATATGCAAGCTAAATGGTTTAGTTCTAATTGTCAAAGAATGGTTGAACTTAACTATAATGTGCCATTAAATGTTGCACAATTGAAACAAACAACAAATCATGCTAGAGCTTCCATGCTTACTATGGCTTTGTTGGGCACGCCTCGTAAAGCAGTCGCAGCAGCGTAA